The DNA segment TTTTTTGAAAAAATACTTAATTATATAATATTTATTTTTATAATTAACTCTAAATAGATAAATTCCATCTTTATCTCGTATTTTTTGTAAATCAATATGATTGGTTTCAGATAAGCCAAGTTTAAATAGTTCTTTGTATATATTTTCAATAATATTCATATATTTTTCCTTTCTTTGACTTACATTTATGATGAATATATTCTAATTGCTTTAATCAGTAAAAGTCAATGTAACTGCTTGAACTAAGTCCATTTCTTTAAACCTTGAAGGTGAAAAGAAATTTTCTAGAGAATACGCTCTCATCATAGTACCACTGTCATAAATCATAATAGCAATAGGTATTTCTTTATTAATTTCAATCCTTTGAAAATCCCTCAAAAAACTTTTCGAAGATGCTGAAATTTCATTCTCCATTTTTAATGAATCAGTTTGGTATGAAGCTCTTCCCATTGTATTAATATTAAAATTTATTGCATGGTTATCTTTAAGTATCATTGCAAATGTCCCTTCTAATCTAGAATCCGGCTCAGCATATACCTGGCCCCCTCCTATAACATCCCAATTATTGTTACTATTTAAGACATAAACATTTAATTTAAGACTTTTTGCATCTTTAGGAGCTTTAAAAGATATTATATTTACATCATCTTGAATTTCTAATGTCTGAAGAAGATAAGTATCACTTTCTGACAATTCATAAGGTTTAATACCTTCCTTACTGAGTAATTTAGATATACCTGTGTTGTTTGAACAACCAGAAAAAAACACTATTGTAATAGTTACTACAAATATTGTAAAATTTTTTTTAATCATGATTTCCCCCTCATAATATAAACTTTTCTTGTAACTGTCTAAAGATTGCTAACATCCCTCATGTATTAATTTTATATTTACTAGATAAAAACAAACCATTCTATAGCGACAAACACTATTCCTACTATAACTAAACTAAGTAAAATAGACCAAATTATATATTCTTTATTATATTTACTTTTTTTAAGAATATAACTATCTGTAAAATATACTATAATCCCAATGATTAACATGATTCCAGCTACAATGATAAAATCTCTTATTGTTAATAAATATTCGTTAGGTAAATTACTCTCTATTCCGATTGTTCCATTTATAAACATTATAATCGATAAAATATAAAAACTTATGATACTTGTTAATCTATGTTTCTTTCTGAATCTTTCATGCTTTTCATAAATAATTTTATGTTGTTTAGGATTAATAAACATGAAATACTTATCATAATATTGTTTATTATAAGAAAACAAAGTTGCCATAATAAAAAAAGTAGCTGATAATATAAACATTACCTTAGTTACCCCTAATAAATAACTTAATCCTAAGTATAGTATGGTAAGAAAAGCCATAGATATAATAGTTCTCATACTAAACCTCCATTAATTAATATTTTATAAGATAAATTATCTTATATATCTATATTAATTATATAGTAATAAAGTCCAACCTCACTTCATTAAAATTAACTGATGGTATGCCTAATGTCCTGTTATTGAATTCCCCATGACAATCTGACCCTGCTGAAACTAACATGTTATTATCTCTACAAAAATCTAAATAAGAACCTGAATCTTCTAAATTTCTTAAATATGGAGAAAAACACTCAATTCCATCAATTCCGTAATCTCTCCATTCTTCTAATAACTTTAAAGATAACTTCTCTCCATTTTCATATGCACTTGGATGAGCTAAAAATGAATATCCTCCTGCATTTTTAATTGTTTTTATTACTTCCTTAGGACTTTTAAAAAGTAATTTTTCTTTACTTAATTCTACCAATTTAAAATATTCATCTAAATTTTTTATTATTCTCTTATCAAGTAAATAATTTAAAGAATCCCATCCACCTCTTTTATTATCATATTCATATGAATAATAATCTTCAATATTTTCTATTTTATTTATGGTTTTTATATATTGAACTATTTTATAATTATATTTTTTTCGCTGAAACTGATTAAATTCTAATAACTCATTTAATTTAAAGTTTTTATAGTCAAAATCATATGCAGTTATATGATACTCTTTCCCTTTATACGTAGTTGAAATTTCTACACCAACAGTATAATAAATATCATTAGGTATAATATCCATCATTCGTATACTATTATTAATAGTGTCATGATCAGTAATAGAAAAAACTTTAATATTTCTATCTATTAAATGTTTCAATAATTCATCTATATCCCATGTTCCGTCTGATTCATTTGTATGAATATGCATATCAACTTTATATTCAATATTTTTCACTTAGTCACCTCAATTTTTATTTGTTTGAAAATTCTAAATCAATACTTTGACATGTAAGTTAGAAGTCATAAAATATCTATGAATATTCTAATTACAGTTTATTTCTATTTAGTACTCGAATTATTACATCTATTAGCTCTTTGTTTTCACCTGTATTTAATAATCTAAAGTATAAGCTACGCATAAAATTCTTTATATTTAAATCTTTACAATAGTTTTTCATGGAATCATCAAGCTCTTCCAATTCTAAAAATGATTCTATCCATTTTGTTAATTCATCTTCTAGAATAATCTTTCTTGAAATAATACTCATTATAGCTGTTACTAACCTCTCATCTTCTTCATGAACATATACATAAGTTCCTATGCTTACTTTATATTTAATATTTTCAAGCATATTCTTAAGTTCATCAATTCCAATTTCTTCACACATTGCTAATTCATCAAGTGCATCAGCTGTATGAGCTACGGAATGCGCCCATCCATACCCTGCTACGTATCCACGCAAATCATTTTCATCTTTAAAGTACTGTGTAACTTTTCTATATATATATCTAGATTCTTGTTTATTAAATAATTTTTCTTTACGATGAGAATAGATAATTAGTGCTACTATCAATATGGAAAAAGACCTTGTAAATACTGCTGTCTCATCCTTTGAATCAATTTTATAAAACAAATGCTTGTTATCAAGAGCTACATTTATGATTTTCTTTAACATTTCTTTTTCAATCTTTTGATTTCCTATCCACCTCGCTAATGTAGAATATATTAGATTATCCCTTAGTTCAGAATCTAAACTTCCTATGTTCTCTAGCATTAATTCAATTAGTTTTTCTAAATTTATTTCATCAGGTATAGCATATTCATTCTTTGCTATTATTTGTAATTTTTCTTTTAAATACTCCATGTGTTTTGTTTCTCCTTTCAATTAACTTCTTCTTTCTTTTATTCTACATATATTACCAAACTCCTTTTTTCTTATAAAAAAATCAGAAATATTCCAAATGGAATATTTCTGATTTTTATACTTCTAATTTTATTGAATTTCCTGAAGTATCTTTTGTATATACTTTTTTACCTTTTTCAATAATTTTATAATTAAGTTTTTTCAATCTATTAATAGTTTCTTTCCTCATATCTTTATTAGGAAGTTTAATTGTATAATACTCCATACCAACTGAATTTTGTGGTAAAGGACCTACATCAGTTCCATTCCAAATATTTAAACCTACATGATGATGGTAACCACCAGAAGATAAAAATAATGCTGATTTTCCCATCTCCATAACCACATCAAAACCTAAGCCATTAACATAGAAATCCTTAGCTTTTTCTAAATTATCTACATGAAGATGAATATGTCCTATTATAGCATCTTCAGGCATCCCAATCCATCTACTATTTTCTGATTGTGATAATAAATCTTCATAATCTAAAAGTCTGTTAGACATTTGTACTTTTTTATCTTCCCATATCCATTTACTACTATCAATGTCCGAATATATTTCAATTCCATTATCATCTGGATCTTGTAAATATATTGCCTCACTAACTTCATGATTTGCTCCTCCAAGAATAGGATAATTTTTTTCTTTGATATTTTTTAAAAACGATCCTAATTGTAATCTATTAGGTAATAATATTGCAAAATGATATAACCCTGTTCTCTTTGGTATCTTTTTTATAACATCTTTAGGTTGTCTTAAATTTATTATAGGTGTTGAACCATCAATAGTTAATATTAACTCTTTTTCTTTTTCCTCTAAAACTTTAAATCCCATTATATTTTTATAAAAATCTAAGGACCTCTTCAAATCCTCTACCTTTAATTCTATTTGAGTTACATATATATTTGATTTGTTATGAAACTTTCTCATTTACATCACCTTTCATTAAACTTAATATTTATATAATTTTATTATACCCTTATAATTCACTTTAAAATAATTACATGAAGCTCAGTAATAAAGTTATTTAATAAATTACAGTTTATATAATTTTTAATCGGGTACTCATTTTATATAGAGGTTTAAAGGAGGTATATAATTATGACATGGAATAAAAATGATTATCCTGAATCCATGAAAGATTTAGATGACAAAGTGAGAAATAAAGCCATAGAAATAGCAAATGAACTTTTAGATGAAAATTACTCAGAAGATAAAGCAATTCCTATTGCAATAAATAAGGCAAAAGAATGGGCTGAAAATCATGTTTCTGGTTCAAAAATCCATCATATAGTTCCTAATGGAGATAATTGGGAAATCAAAAAAGAAAATAGCAAAAACGCTAGTTATAAATTTGATACAAAAAAGCAAGCTCTGGATAAAGCAAGAGAAATGTTAAAAAATGAAACAAAGAGTGTTATAGTACACAAAAAAGATGGTACTATAGAAGATGCCCTAACAAATTAGAAGTAGGTTTTTATCCTACTTCTTTTTTTGATCTAATTATTATATAATGAATTTAAGTTATGCTATTGAATTTACTTTCTAGGAGGTAAAAAATGAAGAGCTATCATATGTCAAATATATACAAAAAAATATCTAATAAAATATTAAATAATGAAGATATAAAAAAAGATGATTATTATAAAGAAATAAAAGAATATTTTAAAAGCGATATATTCTTGAAAAAATTAGATAGTATTATGAAAAGCAAAGATTTTAGTGCTAATAATATTTTTGAATTATTATCTGAGATATTTAAAAAATACGATAATAAAGATAAAAATTTTTGGTTGAATTATTTATATAATTATATATTATATAAATCTTTTCCTCATGCAATAACCGTTGAATTGAAAAAACAATATAATACTCCTGCTCTAATTTTTACAATTATCTTTAAAGTATTTACTGATTACGAAAGAAACAATGAAAATTTACCAGAAGGAAGATATCCTCTTAAGTTAATTTCTAATTCAAATATTAAAAAATTTAATATATTAAACGAATATAAACAGTTTAAAAAATCATTTGAAAATAATTATGTATATGAATTAATGAAATTACACCAAGAGATAACAGGACACACTACTCTAAATCACGTTACAGGTGTTCATTATGTAGCTATGCATATTTCTTATCAATTATATCATCTAAATTTACCAGTAGACTTAGGAGTAATTTCAGGGGCTGCTGCAGGACATGATATAGGTAAATTTGGATGTAAAGGTAAAGAGCTGAAACGTGTTCCATATTTACATTATTATTATACAGAATTATGGTTCAAAAATAATAATATCGATTATATAGGTCATATTGCTACTAACCATTCCACTTGGGATCTAGAGTTAGAAAATTTACCTATAGAATCTCTAATTCTTATATATTCTGACTTCAGAGTGAAAAATAAAAAGATAAATGGACAAAATAAAATGCATATATATTCCCTTAAAGACTCTTTCGATATTATTCTTCAAAAGTTAGATAATGTTGACGTACATAAAGAAAATAGATATAAAAAAGTCTATGCAAAATTAAAAGATTTTGAAGATTACATGTTAAATTTAGGAGTTAGTCTAGAACCTGAAGTTATTAACTCAGAATCTCCTCCTAGTAAACGTTTTTTACTGATGGAAAATGAAGAAATTGTAAATCATTTAAAGTATAGAGCTATAGAACATAATATATTTCTTATGAACAGATTAGAAAGTGAATCTTCTTTAAGCTCAATATTAGAAATTGCTCGTAGTGAGAATGATTGGAAAAAATTAAGAGGATATTTAAATATATTTGAAGAATACTCAACATATTTTACTCAAAGACAAAAAGAAATTACTCTTGATTTTCTATATGACCTCTTAATGCACAAAGAAGAAGATATAAGAAAACAAAGTGCTGAATTAATTGGTATTTTAATTGCACATTATGACGAAGAATATAGAAAAGAAGTTCCAGAAAATATGGAAGTAGAAAATGAAAAAAATACTAGTTATGATTTACTAGATAAATATATTAATTTAGTAATTTCTCCAGATCACAAGATACTAGATACACATAAAAGATGGATGGGATTAAGTCTTAAAACAATAATATCCTCTATTTTGTCTAATTGTAATAAGTCTCAAAGAAAAGAATTTAGAAATGTAATATTAAATTATTATTCTAAAAGTGATTTAAAAACTGTAGATACACAGTTCTTCTTGTTACAAACAAGTAGTCATATCCCTTTTAATTCTGATGAAGAAAAAATTATTGGTGATATGCTATCTTTTATAATCGATACATTATCAAGTGAAAATGAAATAATTAAGCTTACATCATTACAACAAGTATATAATATAATTTTTAGAATTGATAAAGATAGTGTTTTCATCAATAATGTGAAGAATTATCTAAGATATAATTTAGTTTATTCAAATATACCTTCAGAAAATTATATCAAACTTAAAATTTCAAAGAAAATAAAAATGGATAAAAATATCACTAATATATTTTATTCATATTATAAGAAAGATTTTTCTAAAACACCTGATATATTCTTAATGAATTTAAAAACTGCTACCCATTGGGCTATTAAGAAAAATAATATTGAATTACTCTTAGATTATATTATTGATAATCATGATAAAAATA comes from the Senegalia massiliensis genome and includes:
- a CDS encoding PHP domain-containing protein, whose product is MKNIEYKVDMHIHTNESDGTWDIDELLKHLIDRNIKVFSITDHDTINNSIRMMDIIPNDIYYTVGVEISTTYKGKEYHITAYDFDYKNFKLNELLEFNQFQRKKYNYKIVQYIKTINKIENIEDYYSYEYDNKRGGWDSLNYLLDKRIIKNLDEYFKLVELSKEKLLFKSPKEVIKTIKNAGGYSFLAHPSAYENGEKLSLKLLEEWRDYGIDGIECFSPYLRNLEDSGSYLDFCRDNNMLVSAGSDCHGEFNNRTLGIPSVNFNEVRLDFITI
- a CDS encoding DUF2785 domain-containing protein, with protein sequence MKGETKHMEYLKEKLQIIAKNEYAIPDEINLEKLIELMLENIGSLDSELRDNLIYSTLARWIGNQKIEKEMLKKIINVALDNKHLFYKIDSKDETAVFTRSFSILIVALIIYSHRKEKLFNKQESRYIYRKVTQYFKDENDLRGYVAGYGWAHSVAHTADALDELAMCEEIGIDELKNMLENIKYKVSIGTYVYVHEEDERLVTAIMSIISRKIILEDELTKWIESFLELEELDDSMKNYCKDLNIKNFMRSLYFRLLNTGENKELIDVIIRVLNRNKL
- a CDS encoding VOC family protein, whose translation is MRKFHNKSNIYVTQIELKVEDLKRSLDFYKNIMGFKVLEEKEKELILTIDGSTPIINLRQPKDVIKKIPKRTGLYHFAILLPNRLQLGSFLKNIKEKNYPILGGANHEVSEAIYLQDPDDNGIEIYSDIDSSKWIWEDKKVQMSNRLLDYEDLLSQSENSRWIGMPEDAIIGHIHLHVDNLEKAKDFYVNGLGFDVVMEMGKSALFLSSGGYHHHVGLNIWNGTDVGPLPQNSVGMEYYTIKLPNKDMRKETINRLKKLNYKIIEKGKKVYTKDTSGNSIKLEV
- a CDS encoding DUF2188 domain-containing protein — encoded protein: MTWNKNDYPESMKDLDDKVRNKAIEIANELLDENYSEDKAIPIAINKAKEWAENHVSGSKIHHIVPNGDNWEIKKENSKNASYKFDTKKQALDKAREMLKNETKSVIVHKKDGTIEDALTN